From the genome of Salvelinus namaycush isolate Seneca chromosome 1, SaNama_1.0, whole genome shotgun sequence:
TGTGTTAGATTCATTAAATGtaaacatttcaaattcttaCACCTTTATGGTTCAGGATTCAAACATTTCAAGGATCACAGATACATGGACACTTGTGGATACAGAAAgcaccttctccatacagctaggctgcccatgaCAGCTGACACAGAGCAGTACCTTACCAACAGGTTTTCCCTTGGTTTTAGGCTAGTCTGCaatcttttatttaaccaggcatgtcagttaagaacaaattcttatttacaatgacggcctaccccggccaaacccctaACGATGCtgggcgccgccctatgggactcccaatcacgaccagttgtgatacagcctggaattgaaccaggttctgtagtggtgcctctagcactgaaatgcagtgccttagaccgctgcaccactcgggagccccatgtACTGTCAGCCCGATCAAATattaacactacacacacacacgttacactcAGTACCTGCCCAGGAAAAATGCCACATATATGAGTGAGGAGAAGAGGGTGAAGAACTGGAAGGTAAACATCTTAACAGTGAAGCTCCTCTCAGTGGCCGCAAATGACTGTGTCTTCTCTGCAGGCAAGAGCAGCAACATTAACTTCATTCACTGACTCACTTAGCCAAGTACAATTCCATCTGATGGAATTACAGAGATGAACATGTACATGTTTGATTGTAAATGAAAATGTTCAATGCAAACATATGTGCCTCTTCAGACTCACCTATCTCACACAGCTTGAAGGCCACCGCCTTGTTGACCTATCCgggtaagagaggagaggagttagggACTGTGCATGTCTACATGACTTAGAGGGGTTGCTGGTTAAACTTACTCTGGTCATAACTTGcatggtaatgtagtgtagtacAGCACCCAGCATTACTGCTACAGTGTTGGCATTGTCCCTTACAAACGCCAATGTTCCCTCTGACAGCTGCACAGCAGCAACCACACGGAACACCACCAAAGCCTGGGTTAGCCCGATGATCAGAACCAACTGGTAAAAGaacacacacagtgagaggacAATATTGACTGAACCGGAGCTAAACACTGGTATGGCCCAGGATGAAAACTGCTATGTCTGTGATGCAATATGGCACTGAGTGACTGACGGACTGACCATGAGAGTGACCAGCACCAGAACTAGAGTGCTGCGCAGATAAGAATGGCGAAACTCTTTGGGATGGCAGTGTGGATCATTGACTACTCCCAGGATGAGCTCCTCCTGCAGGCCAGATGGAACAATATTCAGGATTATACCACAGCATGAGTCTGAGGTCACATCAATCACACAATAGGTCCCTACCATAAGATGACAGTAATCAACGGGACATTATTTTAGTTATTTGAAAGAGTATATGATTGGGTAATATCAATGAGTAACAGACAACCTAAATCATgctatagtatacagtatatccaGACATATAATGGTTTCTTAAGCCTAAGTGAAGCCATACCTCTTCCTCACACCAGTCAAAGACTTTCCATTTGGACACAAACATTGCTTTGTGTCTCTTCCACAGCTCCAGAAAAATGGTAGCTGGAAAAATAAAAAGGACGAGTCATGACAATGTCAAGATTTAtctgaattaaaaatgtattggatGGAAATAATCAGTTTTATCCTGTGTGAGAGACTTACCCCAGACTGCCATGAACATAGCAAAGAAGACCGTTCCCTCATTGTCAAACAGATGACTCACCTGCACACAAGACACATTTTGAACATACAAACTTTATTAACTATTTTTTTAAATAGTAAAGTTTCCAATGCAGTATGGTAGAATGACATGAGTTACCTTGGCATAGGTACAGGTGTCACGCAGTTGCCATACTTGACACCATTTGTCACACCTCGGGCACATAACGGTGTCAGACTCACAGACCTCCTTTCTGTAATATGAAGACACACAATGCACCTTCAGAAACACATGAGAGTTTTAAAGAGGAGCAACTCCATGTAACCTATTTTTTCTTCCTACTAAAATGTCAGCACCAATCAGCTTAATAAAGAGTTTGGCTCAGTGGGTCTGTCAACTCACATGAGGGGGCTGGTGTTAAAGAAAGCCAGTGCATACAGGAACACAATCACACCCAGAATGGCTGCAGGGACCAGCAGGATGGTGTACAAGCCCAACCAAAGGTAATACAGAGCCACCTTCTCTCCAAAGTAACTCCTGACAGATAAAGATACATTTCAGTTTGCATGTTCAAATTCAAACTAGGAAATGGACATTCCTATTCAGTTAACACCCCTTACTAGGTTTCCAGGgggattaaaaaatatttttaattaaCATGTAGTTCAGTTTCATCTTGATAATTTCCCTTTCACACCACTGAGGTAAATGACATGTTGTATTGCTCTTTGCATGctatatatttaagcaataaggcacgagggggtgtggtatatggccaatataccatagcTAAAGGCTGTTCTTAGCTGGTTCAAActaagcttgatgatgagttggttatttgaatcagctgtgtggtgctagggcaaaaaccaaaacatgcacccaggggcggccccaggaccgagtttgggaaatccTGCTTAAGGTAAGCACATCACATTTAGCTGCATCGGCAAACCCAAAGTTCTGTGTGGATATAACCACTAGCTGACATACTTCCTGGAAACAGAGTTAATTGCTTTGAAAGTGAGATAGACCTTTTCTTATTTGGGCAAAAGTCTGTTCTCCACCCTCTTTCCCCAGTCCTTTCTCCTCGTTGACCCTGAAACCGATAATTGGTCAAGGAGAGTGACAATGTTTTGTAGGAAACGGAAGATGGTCCTCCCTTCCTCGATTGCCTCCTTTTGGCATGGAAGCACAAGTGAATCCTACATGATTCCTTCGCGCAAGAGTTTTAATCTTCCACACCCACTTTGAAATCAGCTATCGTTTTCTTGAAGGAGAAAAgcatgcaaacatttaaaaacaatattCTATTGATCATTTCATCTCCAACGTGTCTTGcacaactagctagctacatttgttTTAATCACTGTATACATTTACTTGGGGATTCCACCCTGTAAACGTAATTTACGTCCATGTGCTATTGCACAAGGAGTCTTATTTCATACAAGCACAATTTTGTCCACTTTCCCCCTTCTCGACGCCTCTCCTCGATTACCTATGACCTTTTTCAAAAGTAGGCCAGAGAGGACGGAGGTGAGAGGATGCAGGAGTTGAGCAAATCCAATTGAGGAAAAGCCACTGTGAAACCaaaagacacagaaacacagcAGGATATATAGAAGGTCTTACCTGACATCATCAACAGGCTGGGTGGTACAGAGAGCAGACCATCGTGCCCACTTTTGTTTCAACACCTTTTGCTTGTTCCTCTATAAAAACAGAAAGAGGCTCatactgtagatgtatttcaCAATCAATGAATTTCATATGGGCTACTTACAATCATACAAGGCATAAACAGCTACAATGCCCCTCAAAATTAAACAAGTAATCAGGTATACTAATAAGGTATACAGGTATATTAATTATTATTAAGGAGATGTTTTTTTTAACCTCATGCAGGCAGAATGTGGCCTCAAAGACACCCTTCTTCTGGAGCTCTCTGAGGTTCTCTGTTGTGTTGAAAGGAAAAAGAGGGTTAGGAGTGACGAACAATTGAAGTCAGGGACAAATATGTTGCTAAAGAGATCAATGGAGGGAGCACTTCACATACCTCCTGTGTTGATATGGGTGTGGTGTAGGATGTAATCCACTACTCTGAtcctgaagaaaaaaaacaggaaAAGGTGAGAGAACATGTTGGAATTTAATGTGTTTTGCGTATGGAATGGCAAGAGTGAGAGTTCAATGCATCTCACCTGGTTGAGTGAGGGATGATGACACATTTCCGGTCGCCGCTCCAGTTGCAAGCATCAGACACCTTTAGTAGGTACCTGTACTTGTCAAAGATCTCCTTCAGGGCCCGGACACCATAAAACACCTTGTCATCATGAACGATTTTCTGACACAAAAACAGGCAAAGTACATGATGAGCATTGAACGAGGTGAAATTGGATCATTTTGGGAGGATTGGCCATGATGTTACAGTATAACTTTCACACATTCTCTACAGTTGTACACATCCCAATAAAATATTGTACACATATTGTATACAAATATTGTACCCAATAAAGGAACATTGCTTCAACAACGCTCCATATAGAATTTAAACGTTTATTCAATCAAGTAACAAAACTCACTGTCACTTTCATGTTTTTCTTCCTCAGGTGGTCAATAAAAGCTATCTGCTTCAGAAACTTTGGGTGTTCTTGGTCCTCAACTTTGTCAGCAACTAGAACATAATCATATGTCCTCTGCTGGTGCTGTGGGAAACACACACAAGCTTTTCTGTATTCTAGGGACTGTGTGAATAATTATCACCTGTATGACTATGTATGGCTCTAAGTTATGAATGCGGTGAAATTAATAGATGGTGTGTGTTGCGTTGTCGCTTACCAGAGTTGGGAGTAATGCCTCCATGGTATTGTCAAAGCCATCCGTGTTTCGCTCCTGCAGCTCAATACCATCCTAAAACACAGGGTAGCATAGAGGAACAATGTGACATCTCTCTTGTGATACAAGGGCTGGCCCACCTCCCCACCTCACTGCAGTGGTCTGCCAGGCATGTGCCAGTCAGCATGGACCACAAGGAACCTCTCAGCTAACATAATGGTCAATGATGTGCCTTCATTCACTACAGCCAAATCGTCATTGTGGCTTCACTATCCTGTGTCGAAAAAAGGGATACTAGGCAAATTCCTTTTTACAGTTGGTCCATGAGATGTTAATAACACACATCTCTAAGCAGTGGGATAAAACAAATAAAGGCAACTGGGCCATCCCTCTTGCCATCTCTGTTGTTATGCAGGTTTCTCTCTAAAGCCTGTCAGTCTTTCACTTTCATTCTTCCAGACTCCCACAGGATTTTCCAGATTACAGGCCCCAACACGCCCATCAGTGAAAATGTTCCATAGACTCCTCACACTGATTGGCTGGGAGGGCTTGTAGGCTTTTGCAGTACAAAACGATGGGATTATTTAAACCTCAGAATATaacatttatattttgttcaaaGGCCACACTGAGTTCTATGCTCTGCTATGTCTCGAGAGACATGATCCAATCTTGACTGATCATATTTTGGAGGTGTGCCACTATTACCCTCTTTAGTGCAGTTGCATAAACTTTAATGAAATAGCCTGTTTCACCAGGAGCACAGCCAAGACCAGGCAAACGTTGAAAGGAGGCTGGCTCTGATGTAGGGTACTGTGTAGTGGATATGGCATGGATTGCCAGAGGAGAGGTGTCATACATCAGGCCTCAGCATCACATAAATCATAGACACTCTTCAGAGAAACATGGTCCATGGTAAAAAGCTGAGATGTGACAATTTCTCAAAGATCTGCATGCTTTAGATGAGGATCATGGTGGGAGACTGTTCAGCCGACTTTGAGTGAAGTTATGCTTGAAACCCAAAGGCCAGATAAGTGACCTTTAAATCTGAAATATTTGAAGTTGGTCTTGGATTTTTGTTAATTTATTTTAGCTGCTGCAATGATTCCagcctatacagtgccttcggaaagtattcagaccacttgactttttccatgttacgttacagccttattctaaaatggattaaataaaaacaactcttcagcaatcgacacacaataccaacacataatgacaaagcaaaaacagggatttagaattttttgctaatttattaaaaattaaaacagaaatactttatttacataagtattcagaccatttgctattagactcaaaattgagctcaggtacatcctgtttccattgatagtccacctcaattgattggacatgatttggaaaggtacacacttgtctataaggtcccacagttgacagcgcatgtcagagcaaaaaccaagccatgaggtcaaaggaattgtacgtagagctccaagacaggattgtgtcgaggcacagatctggggaagcgtaccaaaacaaatctgcagcattgaatgttcccaagcacacagtggcctccatcattcttaaatgcaagaagtttggaaccaccaagactcggggggagaagagccttggtcagggaggtgactaagaacccgatggtcccactgacagagctctagagttcatctgtggagatgggagaaccttccagaaggacaaccatctctgcagcactccaccaatcaggcctttatggtagagtgtccagacaGAAACCATTCCTCAGTAACAGGCACTACAGCccatttgccaaaaggcacctaaaggctctcacaccatgagaaaccagattctctggtctctttggcctgaatgccaagcgtcacatttggaggaaatcaggcaccatctctacggtgaagcatggtggtggcagcatcatgctgtggggatgttttttagcggcagggactgggagactagtcaggattgaggcaaagatgaacggagcaaagtactgcgagatccttgatgaaaaccgtctccagagcgctcaggacctcaggctggggagaaggttcatcttccaacaggacaacgaccctatgcacacagccaagacaatacaggagtggtttcgggacaagtctctatgtccttaagtggccctcccagagccaggacttgaacccgatctaacatctctggagagacctgaaaatagctgtgcagcaacgcaccCCATCTAACCTGTAGgagtttgagaggatctacagagaagaatgggagaaactccccaaatacaggtgtgccaagcttgtagagtcatacacAAGACTCGATGCCGTAACATaatgtgggaaaaagtcaagg
Proteins encoded in this window:
- the ano9b gene encoding anoctamin-9, with product MYFKNPEQDGIELQERNTDGFDNTMEALLPTLHQQRTYDYVLVADKVEDQEHPKFLKQIAFIDHLRKKNMKVTKIVHDDKVFYGVRALKEIFDKYRYLLKVSDACNWSGDRKCVIIPHSTRIRVVDYILHHTHINTGENLRELQKKGVFEATFCLHERNKQKVLKQKWARWSALCTTQPVDDVRSYFGEKVALYYLWLGLYTILLVPAAILGVIVFLYALAFFNTSPLIKEVCESDTVMCPRCDKWCQVWQLRDTCTYAKVSHLFDNEGTVFFAMFMAVWATIFLELWKRHKAMFVSKWKVFDWCEEEEELILGVVNDPHCHPKEFRHSYLRSTLVLVLVTLMLVLIIGLTQALVVFRVVAAVQLSEGTLAFVRDNANTVAVMLGAVLHYITMQVMTRVNKAVAFKLCEIEKTQSFAATERSFTVKMFTFQFFTLFSSLIYVAFFLGRINGRPGSYVRISGKWRLEECHPSGCLTDLFIQMAVIMLLKQTLNNIFEFTVPWFKSYFRRTTTKKLERKCGHCYKNACREVEMGHDPCDICKLRDWLRNYDLNDVNSFSLFNEFLEMVLQFSFTTIFVAAFPLAPLLALINNIFEIRLDAIKMVSLERRLVSKKTNDIGIWTKVLEAIGVLAVIANGLVIGVSSDFIPRLVYRYHYGPCANGEADVHCMKGYINDTLSTAHITDLSVRNDFFPSQLITESGFNVTQCSYKDYRNDVDYSLTSQYWLIMALRFAFVVLFEHVVVIFKFIAAWFVPDSPMLVKNDRLKDKLSRLKEELQYMKYSQSTDV